A single region of the Oryzias latipes chromosome 19, ASM223467v1 genome encodes:
- the LOC101175626 gene encoding guanine nucleotide-binding protein subunit alpha-13-like has product MVDSLPTRCLPVCSFNCVELKKQTRKSKEIDENLSREKKYVKRLVKILLLGAGESGKSTFLKQMRIIHGDDFDQRARQEFKPTIYSNVIKGIRVLVDAREKLHIPWGDPKNSTHGDKVMAINTRSAMMANGQLETADFVEYLPAIRALWADSGIQNAYDRRREFQLGEAVKYFLDNLDKLSEPDYLPSQQDILLARKPTKGIHEYDFVIKNVPFKMVDVGGQRFVRRRWVECFDSVTSILFLLSSSEYDQVLMEDRQTNRLCESLNIFETIVNNRVFADISIILFLNKTDLLEEKVKTVKLKDYFPEYTGPEHSLPDIQGFMVDCFRAKRRNNSHEQLYHHFTTAINTENIRLVFQNVKDIIFYGNLKGCVY; this is encoded by the exons ATGGTGGACTCCCTGCCGACCCGTTGCCTACCCGTCTGCTCTTTTAATTGCGTCGAGTTAAAGAAGCAAACAAGAAAGTCTAAGGAAATCGACGAAAATCTCTCCCGGGAGAAAAAGTACGTCAAGCGGCTGGTAAAGATCCTGCTGCTCGGCGCTGGCGAGAGCGGCAAGTCGACTTTCCTCAAACAAATGCGAATCATCCACGGCGATGACTTCGACCAGCGAGCGCGACAGGAGTTCAAACCAACGATTTACAGCAATGTTATCAAAG GCATTCGTGTGCTGGTGGACGCCCGGGAGAAGCTGCACATCCCATGGGGGGACCCAAAGAACAGCACGCACGGGGACAAAGTGATGGCAATCAACACCCGGTCGGCCATGATGGCCAACGGCCAGCTGGAAACGGCCGACTTTGTGGAGTACCTGCCCGCCATCAGGGCCCTGTGGGCAGACTCCGGCATACAAAACGCCTACGACCGCCGCAGAGAGTTTCAGCTG GGGGAGGCGGTGAAGTATTTCTTGGATAATCTGGATAAGCTGAGCGAGCCG GATTATCTTCCCAGTCAGCAGGACATCCTGCTGGCCCGTAAACCCACCAAAGGCATTCACGAGTACGACTTTGTGATCAAGAACGTTCCCTTCAAGATGGTGGACGTGGGGGGACAGCGGTTCGTGCGCAGGCGCTGGGTCGAGTGTTTCGACTCGGTCacctccatcctcttcctcttaTCTTCCTCTGAATATGATCAG GTCCTGATGGAGGACAGGCAGACCAACCGGCTCTGTGAATCACTGAACATTTTTGAGACCATCGTCAACAACCGCGTCTTCGCCGACATCtccatcatcctcttcctcaacAAGACAGATCTGCTAGAAGAGAAGGTGAAAACCGTTAAGCTTAAGGACTATTTCCCCGAATACACCGGACCGGAGCACAGCCTGCCAGACATCCAGGGCTTCATGGTAGACTGCTTCCGCGCCAAACGGCGCAACAACTCCCACGAGCAGTTGTACCACCACTTCACCACGGCCATCAACACTGAGAACATCCGGCTGGTGTTCCAGAACGTCAAAGACATCATCTTCTACGGCAACCTGAAGGGGTGCGTGTACTAA